Genomic DNA from Roseofilum casamattae BLCC-M143:
TCTTCGCCACTATGGGGATTGAGTCCCGCGATCGCGATCCGAGGGCGATCCAGACCAAAACGAGTTTGCAATACGTTAATTAACAATTGTAGCTTCTGGTCTAAAAGAGTAGTTGTTAAGATTTTTGGAACTTTTCTCAGGGAAATGTGAGTGGTTGCTAACAAAGTAATTAACTGCCACTGAGTATGGGGAGATCGCCCGACAAATAACATGCCAAACTGCTCGGTTCCGGAGGCTTCTGCCAGCAGCTCGGTTTGCCCTGGATAGTCATATCCTGCGGCTTTCCAGGCGGATTTGGCGATCGGCCCGGTAACGATACCCTGAAACTTCCCTTCTTGGGTATGGGCGATCGCTGCTTGCAAATAGGCAAAACTGGCCCATCCACTGGCACGATTGCCCGTTCCCAGGACGAGTTGGCGTTCGATCTCCTCCGGTAAGGGACAATCGAGTACGGAAAGTTCTTCGGGATTGGCTACAGGTTCAGAACCGCCAGCCAAGCGCGCGTAAGTATCGCGTAATATCGATAAGGAGCCAACAACAGTCATTTCAATCTCATCGGTCAGTTGGCGATCGGCCAGGGCTTTGAGAACGACTTCGGGGCCGATACCCATGGGATCTCCAAGGGTAATCGCTAAACGGTAGGTCATTGGTGAAAATTGCGATCGGGTCTGGGCGAAACTATTCTAAAATCAACTAGGGGTTTTGGGCGTAAGTTTGTACGCTCGCTGTCCCAACTCCTGCTCGATCGACTTTAAAGGATACTTTTAATATGGGCGCTGAAATTTTAAATGCGGCACTTCTGTCTTCAACATTAATCATGGTGGGCTTGGGTTTGGGCTTTCTCCTGCTGAAAATTCAAAACAGCGTTGAAGGCAAATCTGAGTAAGCTTAGCTTAACCTAACGTTACGGCAATCGTCGTAACGCTCTCATGTGAGGCGGGGGCAGTCCCTC
This window encodes:
- the pdxA gene encoding 4-hydroxythreonine-4-phosphate dehydrogenase PdxA, which translates into the protein MTYRLAITLGDPMGIGPEVVLKALADRQLTDEIEMTVVGSLSILRDTYARLAGGSEPVANPEELSVLDCPLPEEIERQLVLGTGNRASGWASFAYLQAAIAHTQEGKFQGIVTGPIAKSAWKAAGYDYPGQTELLAEASGTEQFGMLFVGRSPHTQWQLITLLATTHISLRKVPKILTTTLLDQKLQLLINVLQTRFGLDRPRIAIAGLNPHSGEEGQLGTEEIDWLIPWIERSRKIYPNLTLDGPIPPDTMWVKPAQAWYDSSFADSACDAYIALYHDQGLIPVKMLAFDRAVNTSIGLPFVRTSPDHGTAFDIAGRGIAQSTSMKAAIQLATELVYQRNVIGRSFSQDFLI
- the petM gene encoding cytochrome b6-f complex subunit PetM; translation: MGAEILNAALLSSTLIMVGLGLGFLLLKIQNSVEGKSE